DNA sequence from the Candidatus Kaistella beijingensis genome:
GAAAAATCCAGGAAAACAACAAAGCCATCACTGCAAAAATGGAAGCTGAAAAGAAAAGAAAAGAAGAAGAATTTGCTGCAAACCAACAAAAATTGGTTGACGAGTTGAAAGCGGGAATGCAGTCAACTCCTTCAGGATTGTATTATAAAATCACAAAAACTACCAATGGAGTTGCTCCAAAAGCAGGTGACCAAGTTTCGGTACATTATGCAGGAAAATTGGTGGACGGTTCTGAATTCGATTCTTCATTCAAAAGAAATCAGCCGATTGATATTCCTATCGGAATGGGACAAGTAATCAAAGGTTGGGATGAAGGAATTCTTTTATTGAAAGAAGGGGAAACCGCAACTTTGTTAATTCCATCCGAATTAGGTTATGGAGCGAGAGGAGCAGGAGGAGTAATTCCGCCAAATGCATGGCTGGTTTTCGATGTAGAGTTGGTGAAAGTGAAAAGCAACGCCGTGAAATAATCAACAATAAATAGTTAAAAAAGAGCAGAAAAAAACTGCTCTTTTTTTGTTTTAAGAAGAAACTCTTTCTCCACACTTTTTACAATAATTGGCATCATCATCAATGTCCGTATTGCTACATCTTGGACAAACCAATTCGTAAATCTGTCTCTTATTACGCATTTCCGCGGTAATAATTCCTGTAGGAACGGCAATGATAGAATAACCAGCCAACATTAAAACAATTGCGAAAAATTTTCCTAAAGGAGTTGTAGGAGAAACATCGCCATATCCAACAGTAGTTACCGTTACAACTGCCCAATAAATACTTTGCGGAATGCTCTCAAAACCTTCACGATGACCTTCAACCATAAACATCATCGAACCTACAATCACGGAAAAAATCATTAAAAACAAGAGGAAAATGTAGATTTTTCGGGAACTTTTTTTCATGGCGCTCACAATCAGATAACCATCGTTCATAAAATCCAAAAGATTTAGAATACGGAAAATCCTAAGCATTCTAAGCATCCTAATAATCAGGAAATACTTGGTAATCGGGAAAAACAAACTGAGATAGAATGGTAAAATTGCCAAAAAATCGATGATTCCGAAGAAACTAAAAATATAATCTTTCTTATTTCGAACTACAACGATTCTTAAAATATATTCTACTGTAAAAATAAGTGTAATGAAAATCTCTAAAACCACAAAAAAAAGGTGAAGTTTGGCGTCATAAATCTTAACACTCTCCATCATGACGATGAAGGTGCTCAATAAAATTAACACCAAAAGAGTCAGGTCGAAAAGCCTTCCCATTTTGGTATCGGACTTAAAGATAATGCGGAAAAGCTGTCTCTTCCACTTTGTTTTTTCCGGGAGATAGTTGTGTTCTTTTTCGTTTACGTGTTCCATAATAAATAGAATTGTAGGAAATAAATTCTTATTTTCGCTACAAACTTAAAGAAAATGACGGTAAAAGAAGCAGTTTCCGAAATTGAAAAAAAAATTCCCGCAAAACAGGCGGAAAGTTTTGATAATGTTGGACTTCTATGTGGAAATCCTGACAGAGAAATCACCGGAATTCTTGTTTGTCATGACGCCTTGGAAAATGTGGTGGAAGAAGCTGTTTCAAAGAACTGCAATTTAATCGTCACTTTTCACCCTATTATTTTCTCTGGATTAAAGTCTTTGACCGGTAAAAATTATGTTGAAAAAGCAGTTTTGAAAGCCATTGAAAATAAAATTGCCATTTATGCTATTCATACCGCTTTCGATAACGACTATTTCGGGGTGAATTTTGGAATTTGCGAAAAATTAGGTTTAAGAAATCAAAAAATTTTAATGCCGAAATCTGAAAACCTCAAAAAGCTCGAAGTTTATGTTCCAAATGATTATTCCGAAAAAGTAAAAAACGCTTTGTTTGAGGCAGGTGCGGGAAATATCGGTTTTTATGACGAATGCAGTTTTTCAATCTCAGGAACTGGAACTTTCCGACCCATGGAAGGATCGAAACCTTTTTCAGGAGAATTAAATGTTCGTGAAAATGTATATGAAGAAATGATTTCCGTGATTTTCGAGAATTTTAAACAACAACAAATTATCGCGGCAATGAAATCGGCGCATCCTTACGAAGAAGTCGCTTATCAAATAATCAAATTAGAAAATGAAAATCAGTTTTTAGGTTTGGGAAGATTCGGCGATTTTGAAAATGAAATGTCCGAAGAAGAATTTTTAAATTTCGTTAAAGAGAAATTTAATCTAAAAGTCATTCGTCATACAAGGTTTAATTCTAAGAAAATCAAGAGAGTAGGCGTTCTTGGCGGCAGTGGAGCAAGCGGAATCGGCGCAGCAATTTCCCGAAAATGTGACGCTTATTTAACAGGCGACATGAAATACCACGATTTTTTTCAAAATGAAGGTAAAATGATGATTTGCGACATCGGACATTTCGAGTCGGAACAATTTGTAACCCAACAATTAGTTGAGATTTTGTCGGAAATTTTTCCTAAATTTGCAGTCTCAAAATCTGTTGAGAAAACCAATCCTGTAAATTATTTTTTATAAAATATGGCTAAAAAAACTGTAGAAATCTCTGTTGAAGATAAGTTAAGAGCTCTTTATGACCTGCAAATCATCGATTCAAGATTAGACGAAATCCGCAACACGAGAGGCGAGTTGCCAATCGAGGTAGAAGATTTGGAAATCGAAATCGAAGGTCTGGAAAAGAGAGCTGAAAAATTTCAAAACGAAATCAAGGAGCAAAACGATGAAATTAAAACTAAAAATGAAGTCATCAATCACGCTAAATCTTTGATTGACAAATACAAAGCTCAACAGGACAACGTAAGAAATAACAAAGAATTCGAAGCACTCGGAAAAGAAATCGAGTTCCAGGAACTTGAAATTCAGTTGGCTGAGAAAAGAATCAAAGAATTTGGCGCCAAGATTTCACACAAGAACGAAACACTTGATGAATTGACCAATAAAATTGACGAGCTTAAAAGCCATTTGAAATTCAAAAAAGAGGAGCTTGAAAGCTTGGTGGCAGAAACTCAAAAAGAGGAGGAATTCTTACTTGAAAAGTCAAAGGAATTCGCTAAAAATATAGACGAAAGACTGTTGGCTTCTTACCAAAGAATCCGCTCAAGTTCACCGACCGGACTTGCTGTTGTAGGCCTTGAAAGAGGTGCACCAAAAGGTTCTTTCTTTACCATTCCGCCACAAAAACAAATGGAAATCGCGCAGAGAAAGAAAATCATCATCGACGAACATTCAGGAAAAATCCTCATCGACGACGATATGGTAAACGAAGAGAACGAAAAAATGAAAGAAATTATCAAGTTTTAATTCTTTCTGAAACAAAAAAAAACGGTTTGAAAAATTTTCAAACCGTTCTTTATTTAGCTTATTTCAACCTTCTCCAAACATTCTCTCAATCGCTTCATGGATTCTTTTAATTCCTCCTCAGAAGCGGCATAAGAAAAACGAATACATTCCGGATTACCAAAAGAAACGCCACCAACTGTTCCAACATGTGCACTGTCTAAAAGAAACATGGCGAAATCATCCGCATCTTTAATGTAGATTCCATTCAAAGTTTTTCCGCAGTAATAAGAAATATCGGGGAAAAAATAAAATGCAGCTTTCGGATAATTTACCTTAAAGTTGGGAACTTCTTTCAGCAAATCATACACAATATCTCTTCTTTTTCTAAATTCGTCAATCATGTATTGATATTCGGATGGCGAAGATTTTAATGCGGTAATCGAAGCTTTTTGCGCCATCGTATTGGCTCCGCTCGTCATTTGTCCCTGAATTTTTTCACACGCTTTTGCCAACCAGGTCGGACAAGCCGAATAACCGATTCTCCATCCCGTCATTGCAAACGCTTTCGACATTCCGTTGATTACTGCCGTTTGTTCATAAACTTGTGGGAATTCTGCAATGGAAGTGTGTGTTCCATCGTAATTAATCCGTTCGTAAATTTCATCAGAAATAATGGTGATTTGCGGATGTTTTGCAATCACATTGGCAATTTTTTCCAATTCTTCATAGGTGTAAAAACTTCCGGAAGGATTACAGGGTGAACTATAAAGAAGTGCTTTCGTTTTCGGCGTAATTGCGTTTTCAAGCTGTTCAGCAGTCATTTTAAAATCAGTGTCAATCGACGTTTCAATGAAGACCGATTTTCCACCCATCATTTTCACCATTTCATCATAACTCACCCAATATGGAGCGGGAAGAATCACTTCGTCGCCATCATTAATAATGGAAGCAAGAACGTTTAAAATCGATTGTTTTGCGCCGTTTGAAACACAAATTTGGTTGGGAATATATTCCAAATTGTTATCTCTCTTCAATTTCTCGCAAACTGCTTCACGCAAATCCAGAAATCCCGGAACAGGAGAGTAGTGGCTGAAATTATTGTTGATCGCATCAAAAGCCGCTTCTTTTATATTTTTCGGAACGTCGAAATCGGGTTCACCAAGTGTTAAACTTATTACATCGATTCCTTTGGCTTTCATTTCGCGCACTTTGTTGCTCATGACGAAAGTTTGCGAAAAACTCATCCTGTTCAGACGTTCTGAAAATTTTTCCATAATAATTTTTACTTTTTTCAAAGATAAAAGTTTAGTTTGAGTCTGCAAAAACTAGTTTTGTGGTTTGGTTTCTTTAATTTTGTATCAAATCATTTTTAAAAATGTCCGTAGAATTAATACTAAAATATTTTCCTAATCTCACCGAAGAACAAAAATCCCAATTCGAAAAACTCGAAGAATTGTATAAAGACTGGAACGAAAAAATCAATGTCATTTCCCGAAAAGATATGGATTCGCTGTATGAAAAACACATTCTTCATTCGTTGGGAATTGCAAAGGTGATGGAGTTTTCTCCCCGCACAAAAGTTCTAGACATTGGAACAGGTGGCGGTTTTCCCGGAATTCCACTTGCGATTTTATTCCCTGAAGTTCAGTTTACTTTGATTGATTCTATCGGCAAAAAAATCACCGTCGTAAAAGAAGTTTCCGAAGGAATTGGTTTGAAAAATGTAACTGCCATTCACGGAAGAGCAGAACAGCTAAAAGAAAAATTTCATTTCGTGGTAAGTCGAGCGGTGACACAAATGCCTGTTTTTCTCCGATGGTTAAAGGGAAAATTCGAAAAAGAACAGTTCAACCCAAAACATAACGGAGTTCTGTATTTGAAAGGCGGCGATTTAGGCGATGAACTCGCTGGATTAAAGGTTGAAATCACCGAGTTGAAGAAATTTTTTGAAGGCGAATTTTTCGAGACCAAAAAAGTAGTATATTTATCTAAAGGAAATTTCAAATCGTAAATTATAATAAGAGGCTTCTTTTATCCGTTTTATTAAAAAAAATTGACGCTATGAAGAAATTAATTTTACTTGCTCCTTTAGTTGCAGCGCTTTTTTTAACCAGCTGTAAGGACGACCGTTTTGAGGGTGACGAAATAACGAGTATTGATCCGGTAAAAATTGACAGCGTAAATATTCCGAAAGATTCTATGGCAGTTTTGTCGGTAATGCCAATCAAGACGTATTCAAATTTTACGTCTAAATGTGAAGGTTTTTACGGATACGATTACGTCCATACCAACGAGTTTATCAGAAACGTGACTTCCTACAAATTCAAAACCACCGCACAGTGCGGAGATCAGGTTACCCGATCTTCTCAGATTAATTTTCAGCCTCAGAAAGTGGGAAATTACAGCTTTAAATTTTGGAACGGAAAAAATGCAGCTGGAGAAAATGTGTGGATTCAGAAAAGCATAAAAGTCTATTAGAAATAAAATTTTAAATTTCAATCTAAAACATCAAGAAGTATAAATTTCTTGGTGTTTTTCTATTTAAAATCCTTATTTTTCATTTTTGAAAAGCCATGAAATTTCTCAACCAAATCATTTCCGAACTTTTGAATCAGAACAAAGATCTGTCTGAATACAATCTTGTGCTGCCGGGCAAAAGACCGGTTGTTTTCATCAAACAGATTTTAAAAGAAAAACAATATTCCGGCTTTCTTCCGAACTTTTTTACCATAGAAGATTTGATTAAAGAAATCTCTGAAAAACAATCTGTTCAAGGAATTTCATTATGGCTTTTTGCTTTTGAGATTTATCGTGAAATTCAGCCCAATGAAGATTTTTCTAACTTTTTAAAATGGTTCCCGACCTTGTTAAAAGATTGGGACGATATGTTGAAGTTTTCGCAAAGCGACAAAGCCGTTTTGGAATATATGTTCGATGAAGAACGCATCAAAAATTGGTCAGAAAATTTAGGCGAATCCGAAGAAACTCCACGAAAGAAGTTTCTGAATTTTTGGCAGAAAATGAATCTCTTTTTACCGGTTTTGAAGCAGAGACTCAATGAAAAAAATTGGGCAACTTCGGGAATGACCCATGAATTTGCACGAAATAAAATTGAAGATTTTGCTCAAAAAACCAACCAAAAATTTGTGTTTTGCGGTTTCAACGCATTTACTCCCGTTGAAGAAAAATTGGTAAGAAACCTTTTGCAATGGGACAAAGCCCAATGTTTTTTTCAAGCCGACGAATATTATATCAATGATGAAAAACAGGAAGCTGGAAAATTTTTGCGACAAATAAAAACTTGGAAGGAATTCAACGGGAGCAGAAATTTTCAATGGCTCGAAAATGATTTTTCAAAACAGAAGAATATCAAGGTTTACGAAGTTTCGGGAAACATCACCCAAACCAAAGTTCTACCTGAAATTTTTAAAGAAATCAGTGATGAAAACCTTTCAAACACTGCTGTTATTTTATTGGATGAAAATCTCCTTCCCGCAAGTTTGGATGCGATGAATTCGGTGAAACATCTGAATATCACGATGGGATTTCCCCTGAAAAATTTAGGTTTTAGTAACGCCATAAAACAACTTTTCTATCTTCAAAAACAGTTGGAGAAAAAGGATTCTTCGTATTACTACAACGACGTTTTATTAGTTTTAGAAGAACTTCCGAATGATGAAATTGATTTGGAAATCATCTCAAATTTCAAGTCAAAAATTGAGGAAAGAAATATTGTTTACATTTCGAAAAAGCAGTTTACCGAATTTCTATCTAACCTTTCTTATTTCAAACTTTTTGAAAAACCAAAGTCGGTTATTGAGTTTTTAGATTTATTGATTGCTTTTTGTTATCAGTTGAAATTCAGAAATTTGGATGATATTTTATATGAGAATATTTCCCATTTCGAGAAAAGTTTTAAAATCATTAAAAATCACATTCTTCCCTATACATTTGATATTAAAATGGAAACTTTGGAAGTCTTAATCAATCAATTGGTGAATTCGGAAACCATTGATTTTGAGGGAGAACCGCTTCAAGGTTTGCAAGTGATGGGACTTTTGGAAACTCGACTTTTAAACTTTGAAAACATCATTTTGCTTTCCGCAAACGAAGGGAAACTTCCGCTCGGAAATTCGCAAAATACCTACATTCCGTTTGATGTTCGACAACATTTTGGGTTGCATACTTTTTTAGAAAACGACAGCATTTATGCGTATCATTTTTATCGATTGATTCAGGATTCCAAGAATGTGCATCTGCTTTTCAACGCGTTGAGTTCGGGGGTGAATACAGGTGAACAAAGCCGTTTCATCACGCAACTAGAAATCGAGGATTCATATCATCAAATTGAAAAAGTGGTGATCGAAAATTCTTCAGACCCAATTCAGCAAGAGTTGATGCGGATTGAAAAAACGCCAAAAGTGTTGGAAAAATTAAACGATTGGAAAAGTAGAATTTCAGCGTCCCACCTTACTTCCTACATTTATAATCCTATTGATTTTTATTTAACTAAAATTTTAGGAACAAAAGAAACTTCTGAAATTGAGGAAGAACTTTCCCAAAGAAGTTATGGTAATTTGGTGCATTATGCATTACAGGAAATATATCAAAAATTTATTGGTAAAAAATTAACAATTAATGATTTACAATTTTCAGATGAAGCGATAAATGAAGTTATTAATAACGCTATTTTGAAGCTCAATCATCAAATTGAGTTTTATGAAAAAGGAATGAATTTCATCCACAAATCAATCGCAGAAAGGGTAGTGCGCAATGTTTTGGAATATGACCGTAAACTTGTGGAAGATGGCAATACTTTGGAAATTTTGAGTGTGGAAGGAAATTTTGAAAACGTAGATTTTTACGTGGATGAAGAAAAAACCGACAAAGTTTCTTTTTACGGCTTCATCGACCGAATCGACCGACTGAACGGAACTTTGCGAATCATCGATTATAAAACAGCAAAAACAAAAAATCTGTCACTTTCTGCACCAAAAAAAGAGCAGGATTTTGATAAGTTTGCCCAACTATTTTTCCGTGACGATTACAAACAGGCAATGCAGCTTTGCGTTTATGCTTACTCGGTTTTAAATCAAAAAAAATATCCCGACCATTTTGTGGAATGTGGAATTTGGAGTTTTGCGGAAGTGAATAAGGGCGTTCAAAATCTACAAATTTTCGGACAAAGTGAAATATCTAATAACTTGCTTGAAAATCCGATGAACTCTATAAAAAACGTCATTGAAGAAATCCTGAACCCCGAAATTGATTTTGTGGAAAATGTGAAGCAGAGTCGGTGATTTCTTGTGGGCGTGTAGGTGCGTGGATGAGTTGATGTGAAAATAAAAAACCTTGAAGTTCAAATTCTTCAAGGTTTTGTTTTGTCGATTTCAGAATCCTTCAAGGATTGGATTTTTTATCCAAACGCGTTAATTCCGGTGATGTCTAAACCTGTGATTAGAAGGTGAATGTCGTGGGTTCCTTCATAAGTAATCACCGATTCGAGATTTGCAGCGTGACGCATCATCGGAAATTCACCCATAATTCCCATTCCGCCGAGAATTTGTCGGGATTCTCTTGCGATGTCGATGGCCATTTTCACGTTGTTTCTTTTCGCCATGGAAATATGTGCAGGAGTTGCTCTATGATCGTTTTTTAAGTTTCCGAGTTGTAAACAAAGCAGTTGTGCTTTTGTGATCTCGGTTAAAAATTCAGCCAATTTTTTCTGCTGTAATTGGAACGAGGCGATTGGTTTTCCGAACTGTTTTCTTTCTTTCGCGTATTGAACTGCAGTGCAATAACAATCAATTGCAGCACCAATTACGCCCCAAGAAATTCCGTAACGTGCAGAATTTAAACAAGATAAAGGTCCTTTCAATCCAACCACATTGGGTAATAAATTTTCTTTCGGAACTTTCACGTTATTGAAAACCAATTCGCCCGTTTTGGATGCGCGAAGTGACCATTTATTGTGAGTTTCCGGCGTCGTAAATCCTTCAAAACTACGCTCCACAATCATTCCCTGAACTTTTCCCTCCTGATTTTTAGCCCAAACTACAGCGATATCGCAAAGTGGGGCGTTGGTAATCCACATTTTTGCACCGTTTAATAAATAATGGTCGCCTTTGTCCTCAAAATGAGTTTCCATGGAACTTGGGTCAGAACCGTGATTGGGTTCGGTTAAACCGAAAGCTCCAATCATTTCACCTGAAGCCAACTTTGGCAAATATTTTTTCTTCTGTTCTTCGGAACCGAATTCATTGATGGGGAACATCACCAAAGAACTTTGTACAGAAGCAGCGGAACGAACCGCAGAATCGCCTCTTTCCAATTCCTGCATGATGATTCCGTAAGAGATTTGATCTAATCCTGAACCGCCATATTCTTCCGGAATGTATGGACCAAGTGCGCCAATTTTCCCCAATTCCTTCATCAAGTTGGGAATATCGGTGTGATTTTGCGCTGCCCCGTCAATTTTCGGCATTACAAAACTTTCTACCCAATCTCTCACCGATTGCCGGATTAGCTTGTGTTCATCAGTTAAAAGTTCATCCATTAAATAGTAATCCGGAATGCTTGTAAGCGGGTAGTATGACATAATTTTTTGATTTGCCTAAAATTAAGATTTTTCAGAAAGATGTGGAAATTTTTTAATGAGAATTCAGTCCATTATCCAAAAATTTGTAGAGATATGGGGCTTTGTTAGCTGAACCGTCGAAAAATTTCTCTAAGCGCTCCAAAGAATTCAGCGCCAATATTTTTCTTTGAAAGTTATTTCGGCGGAATTTCTCATCAAGAACGGTTTCATACACCGTTTGCAGTTCCTTCATCGTAAATTTTTCTGGCAAAAGATTACTTGCAACTATTTGAGTATCAATATTTCTGCGAATATGTTCCAATCCCTTTTCAATGATTCGGTCATGATCAAATGCCATTTTGGGCAGGTTTTTTACTTCAAACCAATCGCACGTTTCATTGAAGGCATCAGGAAAAGTATCAACGATAGTAAAATTTATTAAACTGCAGTAACCCACCGTAATAAAACGTTGAAAAATCCAGTGATCTTTGGGAACTTCGATGCCTTTATTCTTCAATAATATTTGGTGTACATTGTTTTCAGTTCGGTTAATCCTTCCAAACGCATGGAATTGGTCAAGGAAAATATCTTCAAGATGGGTCCTTTCGTATAACACTCTGGCTGCAGCTTCGCGCAAATCTTCGTCATTAAAAACGAATCCACCGGGAAGCGACCATAAATCGAGATCGTGATATTTCAAAAGCAAGACCTTCAAAATGCCATCATGAAAACCAAAAATAACGCAGTCCACGGAGATGTGTTCTACAAAGTCTTTGGTGTCGATAAGTTCCTGTAAATTCTGCTTATTTTTCGAGTCGTCTATTTTCATATAACACAAATTTAAAGATTATTTTCTTTTTTTGAGACATAAGATTGAAAATAAAGAAAACTTAATATTAAAAGAATGGTAACTGCCACCGAAATGAAGAGCGAATAATAGGTTCCGTACTTCCATTGGAATACATAGGACATCATCACCGAACCAAATGAACTTCCTAAAGAGGAGAAAATTACAATCAAGGAAGTGAAAACATTAATATCACTTTTATTTACATTGGCGATCATCTTGGAACTGATAACAGGATAAAGCGGCGCGATAAACAAACCGATTAAAGGAAAAATAAATAAGGATAGTGATAAGTTATTGGTGACTAAAATTTGTGAAAAAACAAGCATCATCAAGATCATTAAAACACAAAAAATAAAATTCCTTTCTAGTTGAAACCGCTGAATAATATTTGCCGTAACTATTCTGCCTACATAAGAAAACAACGCTAGAAATGCCGATGCCTGCAATGCAAAAAACGAATTAACGTTGAGATGTTGCCTGTAAAACGAGGGAAGCCACGAATTGAAATTCTGCTCAATGAAGACATATGTGAAACAAAATGCGCAAAGAATTGCCACTTCAAGCAATCGAGATTTTCTTTTGTCAACGACTTTCATGAATGAAAACGGACAAATGGTAAATGTCATTATGAACGAAAGCGACAACGACACCGATGCACACTCTATACAAACCGTTCTATTATAATTAAATTTTTACATGCAAAGAGAAGAGCATCCGGTTTTGGATGCTCTTTTTTTCTTTTAGTCAATCACTATTTTTTTTCATTCGCAGCTTTAGGTTCGGCGGTATTGCTAGAAACTTCAAACTTTTTTTCAAAATTTTTACAATCGGCGGCCTTCAAAACATGGCCACCTTCATATTTCAATTTTGAAGGATTTGCATAGGAATCTTTGTTGCCTTCCACTTTATGGTCGCCAATTCCCTCGATGAGGTTTCCACCTTTCTGTAAGAAGTAAATTTCACGGTCAGAAGTCATTCCTTCTGATTGGAATGTATAACTGAGTTTTAAAGTATCACCACTTTTGCTACCGATAACATCGCCAAACGAACTGTCTTTTTCAAAATTCTTGTAACGCAATTTTCCAGTAATGGTACCAAGATTGTCATCCAGGGAAATAAATACAGAATCTTTCCCGGTATTCGCCATGTAGCAGGTTTGAACAGTGGAGGATTCTACAGGTTCATTGGTTTCAGGAACTGTTACAGAATCGGGTGGAGTAGTAGAAGTGTTCACTGTTTCCGCAGATTTTTTCTCGCAACTTACTGCGAAAAGAACGATGAATGCTGATAAAATGAAATTTTTCATAGGAGAATTTAATATTTTTTTAGATGAATTTCTTGAAAATTATAAAAATAAGCTGAAATACTAAATTTGGCGCTTAAAATTAAGGAAAATTAGGATGACTTCAAATTTATACATTATGTTAAATTGTTATTTACAGATAACTTTGCTAGAGATGAAGCTTTTGGTGTAATCAATTTTCGAAGGATTGGCAAATGTGGTTGTAGAATCATTTAGTTTTAAAATTTCGCCAACGCCTTCATAAAGTTTGTTGTTTTTTTGTAAAAGATAAATA
Encoded proteins:
- a CDS encoding ion transporter, with the translated sequence MEHVNEKEHNYLPEKTKWKRQLFRIIFKSDTKMGRLFDLTLLVLILLSTFIVMMESVKIYDAKLHLFFVVLEIFITLIFTVEYILRIVVVRNKKDYIFSFFGIIDFLAILPFYLSLFFPITKYFLIIRMLRMLRIFRILNLLDFMNDGYLIVSAMKKSSRKIYIFLLFLMIFSVIVGSMMFMVEGHREGFESIPQSIYWAVVTVTTVGYGDVSPTTPLGKFFAIVLMLAGYSIIAVPTGIITAEMRNKRQIYELVCPRCSNTDIDDDANYCKKCGERVSS
- a CDS encoding Nif3-like dinuclear metal center hexameric protein, encoding MTVKEAVSEIEKKIPAKQAESFDNVGLLCGNPDREITGILVCHDALENVVEEAVSKNCNLIVTFHPIIFSGLKSLTGKNYVEKAVLKAIENKIAIYAIHTAFDNDYFGVNFGICEKLGLRNQKILMPKSENLKKLEVYVPNDYSEKVKNALFEAGAGNIGFYDECSFSISGTGTFRPMEGSKPFSGELNVRENVYEEMISVIFENFKQQQIIAAMKSAHPYEEVAYQIIKLENENQFLGLGRFGDFENEMSEEEFLNFVKEKFNLKVIRHTRFNSKKIKRVGVLGGSGASGIGAAISRKCDAYLTGDMKYHDFFQNEGKMMICDIGHFESEQFVTQQLVEILSEIFPKFAVSKSVEKTNPVNYFL
- a CDS encoding zinc ribbon domain-containing protein → MAKKTVEISVEDKLRALYDLQIIDSRLDEIRNTRGELPIEVEDLEIEIEGLEKRAEKFQNEIKEQNDEIKTKNEVINHAKSLIDKYKAQQDNVRNNKEFEALGKEIEFQELEIQLAEKRIKEFGAKISHKNETLDELTNKIDELKSHLKFKKEELESLVAETQKEEEFLLEKSKEFAKNIDERLLASYQRIRSSSPTGLAVVGLERGAPKGSFFTIPPQKQMEIAQRKKIIIDEHSGKILIDDDMVNEENEKMKEIIKF
- a CDS encoding pyridoxal phosphate-dependent aminotransferase — protein: MEKFSERLNRMSFSQTFVMSNKVREMKAKGIDVISLTLGEPDFDVPKNIKEAAFDAINNNFSHYSPVPGFLDLREAVCEKLKRDNNLEYIPNQICVSNGAKQSILNVLASIINDGDEVILPAPYWVSYDEMVKMMGGKSVFIETSIDTDFKMTAEQLENAITPKTKALLYSSPCNPSGSFYTYEELEKIANVIAKHPQITIISDEIYERINYDGTHTSIAEFPQVYEQTAVINGMSKAFAMTGWRIGYSACPTWLAKACEKIQGQMTSGANTMAQKASITALKSSPSEYQYMIDEFRKRRDIVYDLLKEVPNFKVNYPKAAFYFFPDISYYCGKTLNGIYIKDADDFAMFLLDSAHVGTVGGVSFGNPECIRFSYAASEEELKESMKRLRECLEKVEIS
- the rsmG gene encoding 16S rRNA (guanine(527)-N(7))-methyltransferase RsmG, yielding MSVELILKYFPNLTEEQKSQFEKLEELYKDWNEKINVISRKDMDSLYEKHILHSLGIAKVMEFSPRTKVLDIGTGGGFPGIPLAILFPEVQFTLIDSIGKKITVVKEVSEGIGLKNVTAIHGRAEQLKEKFHFVVSRAVTQMPVFLRWLKGKFEKEQFNPKHNGVLYLKGGDLGDELAGLKVEITELKKFFEGEFFETKKVVYLSKGNFKS
- a CDS encoding PD-(D/E)XK nuclease family protein, which translates into the protein MKFLNQIISELLNQNKDLSEYNLVLPGKRPVVFIKQILKEKQYSGFLPNFFTIEDLIKEISEKQSVQGISLWLFAFEIYREIQPNEDFSNFLKWFPTLLKDWDDMLKFSQSDKAVLEYMFDEERIKNWSENLGESEETPRKKFLNFWQKMNLFLPVLKQRLNEKNWATSGMTHEFARNKIEDFAQKTNQKFVFCGFNAFTPVEEKLVRNLLQWDKAQCFFQADEYYINDEKQEAGKFLRQIKTWKEFNGSRNFQWLENDFSKQKNIKVYEVSGNITQTKVLPEIFKEISDENLSNTAVILLDENLLPASLDAMNSVKHLNITMGFPLKNLGFSNAIKQLFYLQKQLEKKDSSYYYNDVLLVLEELPNDEIDLEIISNFKSKIEERNIVYISKKQFTEFLSNLSYFKLFEKPKSVIEFLDLLIAFCYQLKFRNLDDILYENISHFEKSFKIIKNHILPYTFDIKMETLEVLINQLVNSETIDFEGEPLQGLQVMGLLETRLLNFENIILLSANEGKLPLGNSQNTYIPFDVRQHFGLHTFLENDSIYAYHFYRLIQDSKNVHLLFNALSSGVNTGEQSRFITQLEIEDSYHQIEKVVIENSSDPIQQELMRIEKTPKVLEKLNDWKSRISASHLTSYIYNPIDFYLTKILGTKETSEIEEELSQRSYGNLVHYALQEIYQKFIGKKLTINDLQFSDEAINEVINNAILKLNHQIEFYEKGMNFIHKSIAERVVRNVLEYDRKLVEDGNTLEILSVEGNFENVDFYVDEEKTDKVSFYGFIDRIDRLNGTLRIIDYKTAKTKNLSLSAPKKEQDFDKFAQLFFRDDYKQAMQLCVYAYSVLNQKKYPDHFVECGIWSFAEVNKGVQNLQIFGQSEISNNLLENPMNSIKNVIEEILNPEIDFVENVKQSR
- a CDS encoding acyl-CoA dehydrogenase family protein — encoded protein: MSYYPLTSIPDYYLMDELLTDEHKLIRQSVRDWVESFVMPKIDGAAQNHTDIPNLMKELGKIGALGPYIPEEYGGSGLDQISYGIIMQELERGDSAVRSAASVQSSLVMFPINEFGSEEQKKKYLPKLASGEMIGAFGLTEPNHGSDPSSMETHFEDKGDHYLLNGAKMWITNAPLCDIAVVWAKNQEGKVQGMIVERSFEGFTTPETHNKWSLRASKTGELVFNNVKVPKENLLPNVVGLKGPLSCLNSARYGISWGVIGAAIDCYCTAVQYAKERKQFGKPIASFQLQQKKLAEFLTEITKAQLLCLQLGNLKNDHRATPAHISMAKRNNVKMAIDIARESRQILGGMGIMGEFPMMRHAANLESVITYEGTHDIHLLITGLDITGINAFG
- a CDS encoding NUDIX hydrolase, with product MKIDDSKNKQNLQELIDTKDFVEHISVDCVIFGFHDGILKVLLLKYHDLDLWSLPGGFVFNDEDLREAAARVLYERTHLEDIFLDQFHAFGRINRTENNVHQILLKNKGIEVPKDHWIFQRFITVGYCSLINFTIVDTFPDAFNETCDWFEVKNLPKMAFDHDRIIEKGLEHIRRNIDTQIVASNLLPEKFTMKELQTVYETVLDEKFRRNNFQRKILALNSLERLEKFFDGSANKAPYLYKFLDNGLNSH